In a genomic window of Candidatus Aminicenantes bacterium:
- a CDS encoding GTPase domain-containing protein, protein DGLVFVADSQTERFEANMESIQDMLENLNDYKLEFAAIPYILQLNKRDLPNVTPANELIAALRKKNEPVLEAVASRGDGVVETLKAISKLIMSEVKNKIG, encoded by the coding sequence GGACGGGCTGGTTTTCGTGGCCGACTCGCAAACGGAACGATTCGAAGCCAATATGGAGAGCATCCAGGACATGCTGGAAAACCTCAATGACTACAAGCTTGAATTCGCCGCCATCCCCTACATCCTGCAGCTGAACAAGCGCGACCTGCCCAATGTCACGCCGGCCAACGAGCTGATCGCCGCCTTGCGCAAGAAGAACGAGCCGGTGCTCGAGGCCGTCGCCTCGCGCGGGGACGGGGTGGTAGAAACCTTGAAAGCCATCTCCAAGCTGATCATGAGCGAAGTCAAGAATAAAATCGGATAA
- a CDS encoding radical SAM protein produces the protein MPRFTCDWIDKILVVLCDGKVVCGCADPKGERPLGHLKHERIGEIWRGQKVRRIREELSAGFSSFCLPCGLKRPLGDDEPVPQRPLDSAVLPRLFVEPTVVCNLNCFQAVCAPGAGLVATRERKFFPFEEFRALLAETGPGLIRLDLFNYGEPFLHPQALDMIDHVKKNYPHVYLYTSTNGLLFDKKKISRLAASGIDEVTFSVDGADQRTYGRYRQGGDFARLLKNMAALVDEKKRLGREVPFINWRYILFRWNDASCHLHKARRLAKKIGVDRLTWEITDHPTGAASTKYRIASPAWKKIYHEIWDSSQIGSALKGKRFIAAIKLGPARLAARAGEPLRLQVEVKNRGGALWLREAFSGRRLVRLGAQLHDRQKRLLDLNYARAFLPRPLAGGERASVAIELPAVGKTGEYWLKFDMVSEGIDWFENGGSPVVWVPFTVSARIQQVI, from the coding sequence GTGCCTCGTTTCACCTGCGATTGGATCGACAAAATACTGGTCGTTCTCTGCGACGGCAAAGTGGTCTGCGGCTGCGCCGACCCGAAAGGGGAGCGGCCGCTCGGCCACCTGAAGCACGAGCGCATCGGCGAGATCTGGCGCGGCCAGAAGGTGCGGCGGATCCGGGAGGAGCTGAGCGCGGGCTTTTCCAGTTTTTGCCTCCCCTGCGGGCTCAAGCGGCCCCTCGGTGACGATGAGCCGGTCCCGCAGCGGCCGCTCGATTCCGCTGTCCTGCCGCGGCTGTTCGTTGAACCCACGGTCGTCTGCAACCTGAACTGCTTCCAGGCCGTATGCGCCCCTGGCGCCGGCCTCGTCGCGACCAGGGAAAGGAAATTTTTCCCCTTCGAGGAATTCCGCGCCCTGCTGGCCGAGACCGGCCCGGGGCTGATACGCCTCGATCTTTTCAACTACGGAGAGCCTTTCCTGCATCCCCAGGCGCTGGACATGATCGACCATGTGAAAAAAAATTATCCGCATGTCTACCTGTACACCAGCACCAACGGCCTTCTCTTCGATAAAAAGAAAATCTCCCGCCTGGCGGCGTCGGGCATCGATGAAGTCACGTTTTCCGTGGACGGCGCCGATCAGCGCACCTACGGCCGCTATCGCCAGGGCGGCGATTTTGCCAGGCTGCTCAAAAATATGGCGGCCCTGGTCGATGAAAAAAAGCGCCTGGGAAGGGAGGTGCCTTTCATCAATTGGCGCTATATCCTGTTCAGGTGGAATGACGCGTCCTGTCATTTACACAAGGCGCGGCGCCTGGCGAAAAAAATAGGCGTCGACCGGCTGACCTGGGAAATCACCGACCATCCGACTGGCGCGGCGTCGACGAAGTACCGGATCGCTTCTCCGGCCTGGAAGAAAATCTACCATGAAATCTGGGACAGCAGCCAGATCGGTTCGGCGCTCAAAGGCAAGCGCTTCATCGCCGCGATCAAACTCGGCCCGGCCAGGCTGGCGGCCCGGGCCGGCGAACCGCTGCGCCTGCAAGTCGAAGTGAAAAACCGGGGCGGCGCCCTATGGCTCCGGGAGGCTTTCTCGGGAAGGCGCCTGGTCCGCCTTGGCGCCCAGCTGCACGACCGGCAAAAGCGGCTGCTCGATTTAAACTATGCCAGGGCTTTTCTGCCGCGGCCCCTGGCCGGCGGCGAAAGGGCCAGCGTGGCCATCGAACTTCCTGCAGTCGGGAAAACCGGGGAGTACTGGCTCAAGTTCGACATGGTCAGCGAAGGGATCGACTGGTTTGAAAACGGCGGCTCGCCCGTCGTTTGGGTGCCGTTTACAGTCAGCGCTAGAATCCAGCAAGTTATCTAG